In the Sebastes fasciatus isolate fSebFas1 chromosome 12, fSebFas1.pri, whole genome shotgun sequence genome, gcagggtgtccattaattcctgataatgtaCACCTACTAAGAGCTGAGTGGATTATAAATATCTCCTGTTGCCAAGTCGTATCTAAGGTCCGTCCTATTAACTGGAGCAATAGAATAATAAGAACCTTATGGGATGGCAATGATTTTTCCAGGTATTAGCAAACCCTCAGGGTTACCAGGGAAATGGATTGTGAAAAACTTTAGATTTTGGTTgcaaaatgcatgaaaatatatatatttttttctatggCAAATGACCATGGGATAATGCCCTTCAAagtgtccattatcaggaaatAATGGACGACTTATTTCAAACCAGATCTAACATAGTGCAGTGCTGTGGTGGAACTGGGAGAAAATGACATTATAAGAAAGAGGCACCTTTTAGAACTATTCTCTACATTTAATCTGTTGTTGAAATGATTTCACATGACTCAAATGATTTGCTTCAAattgtttatttgtgattttgttcagcacAAAAGATGGAACATTAACAGCCAATGATGCTGAGCTGCTTGACTGAACTTGCTTGTTTGGATCATTTAGTAGCTGGCCATGGTGCGATCAAGCCAGTCGCTGAAGATGCAGACCTAAAAATGAATAAGACCAGAGTTAGAGGAGTGAGCATTGCAGAATAAACTGGACACAGTGTGTTGATTAAATTTTCATTTTTGAAAGTTACCCTGGCGTAGACACCGGGGTGGTCCCTCTCAGCACATCCATAGCCCCAGGAGACGACACCCTGCAGCTCACCGTTGCACACGACGGGTCCACCAGAGTcaccctgagagagagagagaaatgacttAGAAATGTGTGATAAAAGCCAACAAGCCACACCAAGTATTCCTACAGTCATTGCTGTATTCCTGCGTGAACTTTGAATTACATACCTGGCAAGAATCCTTGCCGCCCTCCAGGTATCCAGCGCAGAACATGGCGTTGGTGATCATGCCAGGGTAGGAGTTTTCACAGTCCCTATCAGACAGGATGGGGATGTTCAGGCACTGCAGCTTGTTCTTGTTAGCGGCTGAAAAATCAAAAGAGAAATATGAAACTGGAGCTGCCCTGCAGTAAAAACATACATGTTGAGAGCACAACGCAGGAGTTATTACTCACAGGAGCTCATGGTGTCACCCCAGCCGGAGACTCTGCACATGGTGCCTGCGGGGGCACAGCTGGTGGGCAGAGCCACAGGCTGCACGTACTGGTTGAGGGTGGCGGGTGTGCTCAGTTTGATCAGCATGATGTCGTTGTTGATGTTGTAGGAGCTGTAGTTGGGGTGGCGGATGACGCGGGAGGAGCGGATGAACTGCTCGCTTCCCTCGGTGAACTTGATGTTGTGCTCTCCCATACGAACCTCCACGCGGCTAAAAACAATGGAAAAACGGGGGATAATTgagaaaacacataaaaatgaTCATCAAATATTAATCTGCATACCCCTCAGAATAGCAAATCAGAACCATAAGCCTGGAAAACATGAGGAATGTGCTTACGATTTGTAGCAGTGAGCAGCAGACACAACCCAGTTCTCGTTGACCAGGGAGCCTCCACAGAAGTGGTAGCCAGAGTTCAGGGACACCTGATGGGGCTCAGAGTAGGGCTTACACTCATACCCTCCGACGATCTTATCCTCCTCCGTGGCAACTGAAAACACAGCAACAAGTTAGTGTAGTTTGCTACTACTCTTTTCAACAAAACAGTCATCTCTTTGAATGTCCTCGTGTGTATTTTTAGTCAAGTGTGTACATCTTGTCAAGTGTGTACATCAAAGCTCTCGCTTTAGGGAGACGCTGTGGTTATTCTGGTCTAAATTCTGGGATAAAGGCCAACA is a window encoding:
- the LOC141779882 gene encoding trypsin-1-like translates to MSGEQGSSPVCRYKPGLQVKSHHHTATMRSLVFVLLIGAAFATEEDKIVGGYECKPYSEPHQVSLNSGYHFCGGSLVNENWVVSAAHCYKSRVEVRMGEHNIKFTEGSEQFIRSSRVIRHPNYSSYNINNDIMLIKLSTPATLNQYVQPVALPTSCAPAGTMCRVSGWGDTMSSSANKNKLQCLNIPILSDRDCENSYPGMITNAMFCAGYLEGGKDSCQGDSGGPVVCNGELQGVVSWGYGCAERDHPGVYARVCIFSDWLDRTMASY